The DNA sequence tagttattttttataCCATTTCTTCTGAGCATAAACTCCTTGCAAGCATGGACTAGGTCTTGCTCATCTGCATTGCCCACCATGTTTAAAACTGACACATGGAAATAAAGcaaattcaaatatttgtaaaataaatgaatagctgGGGGAGTAGGAGGAAAATgactattttaaaggaaatgtagTTTTATTACTTCACAGCCACTGTAGCACTTTGGCATCCACTTGAGGGTCTTTATATCCACTTGCCTTGATTCCTCTACATTTGAAAGAATGTTTGCAAAACAGCATCACTAATGAGCTTAATAAGGATTAACGACATACACACCTCTATGGACAAAGGATAAGAATCAAGCTTCCATAGCAATGAACATAGTATCTTCTCGTCTCTAAACAGACAGAAATACTATGCAGGTATCCCTTTCTTGGTAACAGGGCTGGGGAGACAGTTATTTTGTAATTGGTGAAGAGTTAGGGGCATTTCTGGTATGCTTCTTAGTGTAAACATTTCTAGCTCTACCACTTAACCATCATTTTAAACATCTGTTTTCATATAACAATTCTTGAAATGAAATCCTTAATACTAGTCTATTCTGTTGGTAGCTTAATATTCTTGATCTATTATTTATACAATTCagctgatttttaatatttaatgttattttaattcatattaaATTACCAAAAGTTTCTGGATTAATGATGTTCAAATGAATGTAGGTGgtctatattttcttctcctttaggTAACAATCTGAAGTTAACTTTAATTCCTTTCATCCtactcaactaattttttcaaatctttttttgtgaaagtcagacagtaaatattttaggctttgtgggccacataTGATCTCTcacatatttctctttcttttctttcactttcacagtcctttaaaaatgcagaaaccaTTCTTAACTTAATGGGCTATTTAAAAATAGACCATAGATTAGATTTGATCTATTGGTTGTAGACTGAATAGAAGAAGATGGTGTGTGAACCCTTATAAAACAAGGTTCATATGAGTGTCAGTCACTGCTCGTATCTTCTTACCATGTGAAACTTTTTTCTGTCTGCATTTTgtctatataatttaaaaactgaaaatgcacAGGACATAGCTAATGCTAGAGATGGGCTGAGACCCTATACAAACCtacagaattgcagaattttATTGCTGGAAGAAATCTTAGGAGATTATCTAATTTGAACCCTGTATTCATTTTACGGATAATATGACTAAAAACTTATAAATGTGATTAACTAACTTACAAATACTGGAGAGATAGCAGGCCTTCAAATGAATCCTTATGTAATTCAGTCAAATAATTTTCACTGAGAattctggaaaatgaaaaagtcaTTTCTAGATTAAAATGCAAAGTACAACTATTTGCCACACAGGACTATGTCCTGCATGTGGGGGAAAGCTGGGTCATGGTCATTTCAAGACAGTGGTATCTGCTCTGCTTTCATTCAAACCTTTCCTTACATTTTCCTTGTTGTGTCCATCTCTGTccaccactacacacacacacacacacacacaggcacacacaggaaagcacacacacacacaagcacaccccTACCCACTCTTCCCACCAAACTGCCTCCTCTCTAGATCCCAAAGTCCCTgttagaatccacctctgggtgGCACCAAGATCAGCAGaacttccatttcctcctcttttcccaAACCTTATTATGAAAGCCCCACATGGAACCATGTCAGGGCTGCAAGTGAAGCCATTCAACCTTTTTCCCCTATCAAAAAAAATGTGAGAACTACAATGTGCATACAGTGCACAGGACATCaatgttctttgtattttatttaatttaatttctgagacagggtctcattctgttcctagactggtgtcaaactcctggctcaagtgatcctcctgtctctgcctcccaaagtgttgggattgcagacatgagccacctcacctggccaaatattcagtttaataattaaaaaggagATACCCATATTGTTACAAAAGAACACTGCTAGCATCCCAGAAGCCCCAGTGTGCCCCTTTCCAATCAAATCCCTCTCTCTAAGCCAAATTAGGTAACAACTATCCTGACTTTTGTAATAATTgtcttgcttttaaaatgtagctctggcctggcatggtggctcatacctgtaatcccagcactttgggaagccaaggcaggtgaatcacctgaggtcatgagttcaagaccagcctggtcaacatggtgaaaccctgtctctactaaaaatataaaaattagctgggcatggtggcgggcacctgtaattccagctacccgggaggctgaggcaggagaattgcttgaacccaggaggtggagatggtggaggttgcaatgagccaagatcgtaccactgcactccagcctgggcgacaagaacaaaattaggtgtcaaaaaataaataaagcaattctcctgcctcagcttcccaagcagctgggattacaggcacccaccaccacacctgcctaatttttgcatttttagtagagacggggtttcaccatattggccaggctggtttcaaactcctgacctcaggtgatccacccgcctagacctcccaaggtgctgggattacaggcgtgagccaccgcacctagcatgtgttttatttttaatttagaactCATGTATGGCTTGTCTATATAAGTTGAACTGGTAATGTGACACACAAACTGTTGTGAAAAATGCCAGTTACTTCGAATGTAAGCATTTTTTCCAAAATCATTTGTGTCTACATCAATTCCTTctataaatcagtaagaaaaggatgaaacaattcaacaggaaaaagaacaaaggatagaaaactcagagaagaaacacaaatgttCCATAAACATATAAtgatatttaattaaattcatgagtaatcagaaaaattcaaatttaggTGGAATCCCTTTTATTCATCcataacatcaacaaaaagttGGAGAATACCCAGCGGTGAAAAGGTGTGGGGGAAATGAATGATGTCATCTCCCCACACCTTTTCACGGCTGGGTATTTTCCAACTTAGAGTAAGTTGGCACAACATTTTTGAGggcaattaaaattttatatctacATAGTCTTCACTtcaacaattccatttctagataTCTATGCTACAGGAATACTTGCCCATGTTCACAAAGAAGCATGTACAGGGATTTCACTGCAGCAATGCAGGTAACAAGAAAACTAAGCATAATCTAAATATTCATCCATTGGGGAATTATTAAATAAACTATGATGCATCCAGACTATGGATGATGCAGGAGTTTAAATGAATGGGGTGACCATCTGAGTACTGGGAAGGAAAGAATCTAAGACATATCATGAAGTGAAAGAATCAAATTCCAAGATGTTACCatttatgtaaagaaaaaagatttttcaaaCAACACAACAAATCCATTTTgctttatgtaaatatgtatgtagGCAAATGGGAAAAACTCTGGAAGGATGCATACTAAATGCAGAGAAGCATTACCTCAGGGATGAGGGAGTAGGGCACAAGGAGGGTTTTTGTTATAACTGTTAttgcatttttatacattaaaaatagaatcgggctgggggtagtggctcatgcctgtaatatgaggatgttaggaggccaaggtgagaggagaacttgagctcaggagtgcaagaccagcctaagcaggatgggaagaccctgtctctacaaaaaatacaaaattgcgtgggcgtggtggcgtgcacctgtggtcccagctacttgggaggctgaggtggaaggatcgcttgaggctgggaggtgaaggctgcaatgAAATGtaactgtgtcactgcactccagcctgggggacaaagtaaTATCCTGACtctgaaaaaaaagaggaaaaaagagaatataacCATGTATTATTTGtatgataaataaatttaagttgCCTCTTAAAGAGAGCCtaccaaatttaattttaaaataaccataggATTGCAATCAACAGAGGCTGGTTTGGGGAATGGAGGGGAAATATCTTTTTTCAGAGGTATTGACCTCAAAATTCTGGACTGagaaggatctttttttttttttttttttttttttttttttttttttttttttttttgagacggagtctcgctctgtcacccaggctggagtgctgtggccggatctcagctcacagcaagctccgcctcccgggttcacgccattctcctgcctcagcctcccgggtagctgggactacaggcgccgccacgtcgcccggctagttttctgtagtttttagtagagacggggtttcaccatgttagccaggatggtctcgatctcctgacctcgtgatccgcccgtctcggcctcccaaagtgctgggattacaggcttgagccaccgcgcccggcctgagaagGATCTTACAATGCAGTTAGTTTTCTGTCATATTCAGAGAGAATATACACTCACAGTTTCTCGGTCCAACTGTATGCTTTCCATACATTTCCATCAATGTGAAAAATATAGTTTCCGTGGAAATCTCTGTGAAGAAACACAGTTTATATCCTTGAATAGGCAGGACAAGAATGAACAGGATAAGTAAAAGAATCGTGGCAACCTTGTCGGGGATATTCCGTTACAGAAAATAACATCTGCTTTCTCATTTCCAGAGCTATCAGCTTCCCAGTTTGCGCAATTCATCAAGAAACAATGTGGGGCCACTGGCACAAATCATGAGGCATCTCCCGGAAGCTTAACTTCCTATCCATCCCATCTCTTGGACAGACGATGCCAGTTAATTACTTTGAATGTAAGTATTTTATCAAAAAGCACTTATGTGTCTAAACAAACTCCTACAAATCAACacaaaaatggtaaataattcaacagaaaaataggcaaaagctTATCACTATCaataaataagtagaaagaaactcTACGCCAGGTAGCACCAAAGCTTTGCCCTCTGTTGAAACATCCTAGGCTTTTTCTTTCCACTCTTATTACAACCGATCTGATTTGGCCCCTTCACACTTTACTCCTACGTTTTGCAAGACCTTTCTAAGTTGTCTCCCTGAAATAAGCTTTTCCTTTTGG is a window from the Rhinopithecus roxellana isolate Shanxi Qingling chromosome 3, ASM756505v1, whole genome shotgun sequence genome containing:
- the LOC115896335 gene encoding uncharacterized protein LOC115896335 isoform X2, translating into MLQEYLPMFTKKHVQGFHCSNAELSASQFAQFIKKQCGATGTNHEASPGSLTSYPSHLLDRRCQLITLNVSSETQKIHNSRHEGSEGQPAYLEEGNLPSLQRIRDPMHFTWIIQTQKLKYVSEITVKPL
- the LOC115896335 gene encoding uncharacterized protein LOC115896335 isoform X3: MLQEYLPMFTKKHVQGFHCSNAELSASQFAQFIKKQCGATGTNHEASPGSLTSYPSHLLDRRCQLITLNVYAIQSPCFNYRLWVQRRTCDFLRFVGRREGHQTKIT